AAGTAAATACGTTAGCAAATTAATTCCTCGTTTGCATGCCAAGGCATTTCTGGGCCTGGCCATTACTTTTCTTCTTTCGACACGAAATGAAATTAATGAGAAACGAAAAAGGCTTGAGATATGATGTTGTGTTGTGTTTGCATTGTTCCTCTCTGAAAATTTTCCAAGGCGTGCAAAAAACCAAAGGCTACGCTGATGTTGTTGCAGGAAGCAACGTGAAACCGGGTTCTGGAAACAGGTACGCGCGGCGGTAAGATCGCAAGAGGTATCTCTGTTTCTCACACAGAAACCAGAGCCAAAAAGCTTTGTTTCTGTTGCCAGGTACAttgctcatacacatgttcttttttttttctcctcaTCCCAACGATTCCTTTCCTACTGAATTTCCTAATACaaaataaagtatatatatgaacaCATGCATGGAAACTTCCGTATAGCAGGTGCGTACGACAGACTTTTTCTACGATCCGAACAAAGCCTGGTCTTATCGGCTTGTACAGTTGTACGTGCTCCTAGTTTACTCCAAAGTAGCGAAGTACATACATACGACAGTATTGTTAATCAGTTTGCAGGTACTTTTGTCCATGCCGCAGCAtccgtgtgtatatatatatatatatatatatatatatatatatatatatatatatatatatatatatatatatatatatattagaactactactctgtagctggctacaaaataacttattctgtagccatcttgagttacgataattactatgttaatttatgagattatagtaacttcttactaagtggtttactataacgttatggtaaatatccccgtgtgttatagtaatccaactatagtaaatatatattgacattattgtaaattagtatataaaattatggtaaatggaggtggctacagaataacttattctgtagctggctactgaatagcctctccctatatatatatatatatatatatatatatatatatatatatatatatagggagaggctattcagcagccggctacaaaataagttattctgtagccacctctatttatcataattttatatactaatttaccataatgtcaatacatatttacaatagttgggttactataacacatgataatatttaccataacgttatagtaaaccacttagtaaggagttactgtaaattaacatagtaattatcgtaactcaaagtggctacagaataagttattctatggccagctacagaatagtagttctatatatatatatatatatatatatatatagagagagagagagagagtattcaGCAGCtcgctacaaaataagttattatgtagccacctccatttacgataattttatatactaatttatgataatgtcaatacatatttacgatagttgggttactataacacataaggatatttatcataatgttatagtaaaccacttagtaaggagttactataatctcataaattaatatagtaattatcataactcaaagtggctatagattaagttattttgtagccagctacagagtagtagttctatattatGTATTTCTCTGACAATGTCTTCGGAAAACAAATAGAATTGGCTGATCTGATAGATGATGCCTTTCTTCACCTAACTAGTATACGGTAGTTTATACTTTATATATGTAGTTGCATGCCATGTGTGGTATATATACGATGATGCCCGTATCCCGGTGTGGTAATTTCGCAGCGTATTAAAAGCaggtgctttttttttttttttgcttggtgTTGTTTCGGCGCCGATTGCTTTGGTGCTGTTTtgagctctttttttttttttttttgcttggtgCTGTTTCGAGCTGTCAtggtaaaaattaaaatttatcaattTTCATTGAGCTCGGCGCTGAGTTCATGCCATGTCCGCGCCACACAAGCAGCCACGTCAATGACATGCAGAAAATGACTCTGAACTTCGGCGCAAAAGCAATTGACGCCGAGACGTATAAGCTCGGCACCAATTGTCACGGCGCCGATGTCAAGATCTATTTTTTTAAAAGATACTACCAGGGGCGTATTTgtaaaaatctttcaaaaaaaaggctggaaaacaaaaaaaaatcgggTCCAGGCCAGGGCATGCTGTTCTTTTAGCTCAACACGTGTGAACCACAACAGCCAAGAGCCAACTACCCACGAGAAACATATTGGTGGATTCAGTACTGGCCCCTTCTGAATTCTGGTCATACACACAGAAACAGGGGTCATATATTGCTTCGAAAGATCAGGTCGTTGCTTACCGCTTTTGTTTATCCCAATCCAGCACGCCTTGGTTTTGTTCAGATATGGCTGAGTTTCCCGGGGCCTGCAAAACCAACACCACTCCAGTCAGAACAGAGTGCTGCCTCCTGTTTTCCCTGCTGGTAGAAGTTTTTTGCATTCCTGAGCACTAAGCACGCACTAATCCACATAATCAGTGTCAACAGTACGAGAGCCGTTCCAAATGACGGACCAAACTAAAGCTACCCTGagatggagtactaaatattttGCCAGATATAGACTATAaagggcgggcctagtgcaagcggtagagtcttaccgcctgtgaccggaaggcccctcctcgcattgcacagacgaggacaaggcttgccactgacacccttccccagaccccacacagagcgAGAGCTCTACGCCCCTTTTATATAGACTATACAGGACGTCGGTGGTAAGGGAAGGGGACCCTAATCAGGAACTCACATGCGAAGTAATATAACCTGGTAACTGAACATGATGGAACTCTGGCAGAAGAATGACAGACTGCAGAGCACCTGGTTGCAGCCAATAATGCAAAGACTCTGTGGGCTCCTTGTGCTTTTGCTCTCCTTCCAACCTTCTCCCTATAAATACAAAGGCGTGCGCAAGTCAAAACCATCAGCTAAGATAGTAGCAAAACAAGCGAGTTACTTACAACCAACCAAGGAGTAGAAACCACCTGAAGCCATGTGCATTGCTGCATGGATTTGGCAGGCTCACCCTGTGCACCAACTCCTCCTGATTCTCAACAGAGATGAGTTCCACTGCAGGTGCGTGATCTTGCTTGGTTTTATTGATCTTTGTAGGACCCCAATCTGCAAGTAATAGCTCTGCCATATGAGGTACTATTTTGAAAACTGGGTACTTTTTCCCTCCTAAGCTATACGTTCACTGACAGAATTTTCATGAACCCCACTGACATATGCGATGCTACTGTTCATATACTAACATGCATGCTCATATCTTTTCTCAGAAGCAAAATGCTGCTAGAGAAATCTATAGGCTATAGAAAGGTTACCCACTGCAAAACAACAATGCTAGCTGTTCAGTGTTCATCACTTCGTATCTTTTTCTTGATGAACTGATGCAGGCCTACAAAAGCAGTAGGATGGTGGGGAGAAGGCTCAAAGAAGATTCTTGGCGGCAGGGATGTGCTTGGTGGAGGAACATGGATGGGTTGCACCAGGGATGGCAGGCTTGCCTTCCTGACGAATGTGCTTGAACCAGATGCCATGCCCGGTGCACGGACTAGGGGAGATCTGCCTCTCAGGTTCCTGCAGGTATATATAGCAAAACAAATCAAAATCTTCCACTAGATCATTCAAGTTCGTTGAGTCTTTACCCGAAAGCTGAGGTAATACCGAGAAAGATAGATTCATTTCTTGTACAACCCAAGTTGGTGTTTTCCATCATACTTTTGTTGTCGCTATCATTCCTTAGCAGCTGATTCGGTCACTTTGACaatcaatgttttcaagtcgtccgattaatcacgattaatcgtccTAATCGGTCCCTGCTGACTGATTAGGGGTACCATCGACTTGtacaagtcgtccgattaatcgcgattaatcgtcctagtcggtcccatggcgactaggttcgactggacgacttgaaaacattgctgaCAATTCCTTCGTTTTGACAGTGATTGGTGTAGACACTAGACGGCGCACAAAGGAACATATATTCTCAACGCATTCCCATtataaaccaaaaaaaaattaccATTGAAAACAATTTAGTGGTTCATCCTATTACAACTAATAACTATAGCAAGCATTGTAAGAACCTACAATTAATCAACCACTCCTAATCAACATGAAATTATCTTCGATGTAACATTGTTCCTGAATAGAAAGCATAATCCAGTCTGTActgtgcagagcaacaagagcCCACTCGAAGTTGCAACTGAAGTGGCAGAAGAAGCTCATGAATACAATGGGTTCAACCTCATACTAGCTGATCTAACAACAAATATCATGGTCTATGTGTCAAACCGGCCTAAGGGGCAGCCTGCAACAATTCAACTCGTCTCACCAGGACTCCATGTGCTGTCCAATGCAAGGCTAGATAGCCCTTGGCAGAAGGTAAGCAGAGCGCTTTCATGTTCAACAAGATTTGTAGATAGCTAAAAATCTCAAAATGCCTTGCAAATAAAAATGAACAGGACGATTTTATTTGGTATAGTGGGTAACCATATATTGGTAGGTACAAAACTAGAAATGCCGAACGCCAATGAGGTGTCATGTTAATTATTTCATTTTTAGCTGCACTAAATTATGGATCACAGAGAAAACATTGAACTGGGAAAAGCATGAGAAAGCTACAGGTGAACCATCTAAAGTACTTCCCTAGTAATGAGCAACATTGCATTTAACTCAATTTATAGCACAGCATGTGCAAGAAGTAAGATAAGATGACAATGCATTATTGCAACCTACTCTGTCCCTCAGGGACCATTCATCCCTACCAAGACCGTTATTCATGAAGACAGTGTGAAGGTACCCAAAGGGATTTTTTTTAATTGTTGTTTATGCACTTGTAGGCAATTCGCCTTGGTAAAAACTTCAGGGAGCTTCTTAGGGAGCATGGTGACGATGAGATTGAAGTGAAGGATATAGTTGAGAGGCTAATGACTGACACCACAAAGGCTGACAAAGATAGACTGCCAAACACTGGTTGTGATCCCAACTGGGAGCATGGTCTGAGCTCCATCTTCATCGAGGTGCAAACTGACCAAGTGAGAAAAAAATCTCTTGATTCAGGGTTCAGCTAGTTGAAAAACTATATCATCTGGCCACTTATAAATATCTGTGTacataagcataggctaatacTACAGAAATGAACTTATGAATTCGGTTTTGGTGAAGGGGCTCTACGGGACACGGAGCACAGCCGTTTTATCAGTGAACTATGATGGTGAAGCTAGCTTGTACGAGAAGTACCTGGAGAGTGGTATATGGAAGGACCACACAGTGAATTACCAGATAGAGTAGTAGGCATTGCACAGGAAAAGCTGGCAACCTCAAATAAATAGAGATATGAAGCAGACACAATTGTGAATTTTATTCTTTCCCTAATCCCTAGTCACCTTCACGACTATCTAAGATCCCATCATTATGCCAATTACATTATTTACTGTGAGCAGATTTGTCACTTGACGATAAAATGTCAAGCAGAAGTGTTTAAGTTTAaatattggggggggggggggtagacccagtgccggaggctcccacatgagagTGGGGTTTGGAGAAGGGAAAaatcgaggcaagccttccccccgcaaaatctggggagaggctgcttcgaacccgtgacctggtgactcagtgagacagctctcaccactgcaccaaatatataaatttacaGACTTCGTGTAAGATCAGTTTTTCTTGCCTTCTTGGACATGTTTACTCCAGAAATCTTAGCAAGCTATTGTATGTTGAGTTCTGTTGTATTAAAGGTTAATTCACTAACATAAATTTACCATAAGATTATGATACGTTTAAGCTACTGAAATTATAGAATGCATCAACACATCACAAAAAACAATGCGCATATGCGTAAAGAAATGCATCTGGTGTACCTCATTTGGTCAATATGCTCCATACCTCCAGTGGTGTCGGTCATGCAGATAGTAAGTTCTCTAGTCCTCCAGACTACATAATTGCCGGTCCAAAGCAGTCTTGAAAAGTGATAGCCTAAAAAGGATTAACAAGAAACAACGATACAAATGTTCTTGTGCAGTCTGCAGTCAAGTGGGGTCTGTGATGATGTTATGTAGAAACCTCAATGAGAAACAACAAATTACCATCATAGAATTGCATTGTTCACGTTCATCAACATGAGTATACATAAATATGAAGCTCTTCAGTCAAAATTTCAGCTTGTAGACAAGTAAGCTAGAAAGAACTGTAAAGCTTAGCACTACACCCCAATAGCTAAACACTACACCCCCACATGTATGCTCTTGTTCTTCGTTGCTGGATACTTCTCTGCAGGATTTTTGTCTTTGCTCATTCCTGTTGGTTTCTTCTCTGCGTGGTTTGCCTTGTTGCTCACGGCACTGCCGTGGTATCCATCTCGTGATCGTCCTCTCATGAACAATCATCTGTTCCAAACAATCCATGGATCCCAGCTCAGAGCTCTCGGTGCTGATGGTCAGAACAAGTAACGTCTTGGCCACACTTCCAGAGGCCCGGAGCACACAGAGTAATTTAGACCAGACCTGCATGCGGTCACACCTAGTGCCGAATGCTTTCCCTTCTGGAACCACAATCACCGCAAACTCCGAGTGCACAAGTGCCGGATGATGACGGTAAGCTACAAAGTGCGCCCCGTACTGCAACCCCGACTTCACAACCCAGTTCTTCAGCCTAAGGTGTTCATACGCCCTGTACATCTCCGGGAATTGCTCCGAGGTGGAGGCCAAGAGATCCCACAGCTCCGGCGCACCCACCCGCGCGCGGTTCTCCGACTCAACCGCGACGCACTTCAGGGCATGGCAAAGGAAGAACACCTCCTCGGGGCCCAGCTGGAACCACTGCTTTTCTGTGCCTGCGCTTTCCAAGGTGCCAAAGGAGGCGCAGTTCAGAAGCTTGGCTTGGTCTTTGCCGACCTCGAGAATCGCGTCCCTGGTGCGCGCGGCTAGAGTCGCCACGGCTTCTGAGTCCCTCAGTTTAGCCTGGAGCTCGGCGACTATGGTCGACATGGGATTGGCTGCTGCGAGTGCTGCAAAGTCCTTGCCGCCCTTGCCCTTCTTCCATCTGGGACCTGGCAAATCCATGAGCTGATGGCACACGACATGAGATTTGATGGAAATCCGTAATCCACAAATCTACGGGCATGGCATCTACGACATGGACGAAAGGGGaaacaggagagagagagagagagagagagagagagagagagagagagagtagagcAGAGACCGGCTCACCTTGTGCACAAGCAGGCGGCCGGACGTGTAGCTGCTTGCTGcacctgctgccgctgccgcagGGGTTGCCCTGGAGGAACGGCGCCGTTGGGCAGGGTCGCAGGGGCCGCCAGTCTGGAGCGGGGCAAGGCCGTGAGGCGCGGAGCCTGCGCGGTCTGCTGCAGCGGACGGCCGCGGCGGCTAGGCGCGGGAGGGGCTGTTGGGCAGGGGCGGCTCACCGGGACATGGACGCTCCAAGGTGCGCGCCGCCGCTCCAAGGTGAGCGAGGAAGTAGTCGGAACGGTGGAGGACGTGGGCTACTGGGCCTCAGCTCTTTTGTCTTGGGTGGGTTCTTCTAGGCCGCTGGGGTGTAGCGCGCGCTTGTAATGGGCTTTGGCCTTCGGTTCCAATCCGAGGCCCTGTTTTTGGAACgcggggatttttttttttttcctgttgCTGTGTTTTTCATGTGAAAATAAACTGATTTCTGTAAAATTCCTACGCAATTCCTATGAAATTTCCGCGTTCCAAACAGACCCAAAATGGATGTTCCAGGGTGTTCTAACCTCAAAACCGAGCCCAAAATGGATGTTTTCCGGTGAAATCTTGGGCCAAATCAATCCCTCCCTGCAAATGGGTTCCAGTTCTGCAAGGACCTGGGGGAGCAGTGTGAGATTTTCTAAGACGTGGATAAAAGATTATAATCCAACTATGTGTTTATTCGCTGTaaagaagatggtttgctacttcaTTATGATTGTACAGGCAATTATATATTATTCATCATTGGTCTATAATTTGCTACTTGTACCATTGTACATGCCTTAGGGCTTTTCTAATCCGTTCCAACACACTGACAATAATTGAGTTGAGGCTCTTTGAAGTGAAGCAGTTGGCAACCCTCcttttagactgtctccaaccatGAGAGCGCAAATATGAGACCCATTCCGCATTTGAGTCCCGTACAGAAAAATACGTCACGGACCCAAATCCCTCGTTCTCCAACGACGAACCCAAAACAAGAATCATCGCTCCTCGTCGGCGGCGCTGCTCCGGCCCCAGCCCGGTCCCCGCGCGCCTGGTCCTCCCTTTGTCGCCAAGCAGCACCACGGCCACGCCCTTCCTCCAGCGAGCCCTCCGCGCTGCCTCCAACCGAGTCCggccggatccggggaagagaaggcaggggcgccaaggcaggagccggccggatccggggaagagaaggCAGGGGCGCCGGGGAAGGAGCCGGCCGaccggatccggggaagagaaggCAGGAGCTCCTccggccgtgcccctcctccccAGGCACAGCGCCTCCAGCCCCGCCTCCAGCGCCGCCTCCGGATCTGCGCGCAGGTGCAGACGACGCCGGAGGAGCCGCTCCCGCAGGGGCACGCCTCGCCGCGACGTCGCCGGGGATGTGAGCCGCTCGCTGGGGATCCACACAGGCTCGCCGAGGGAGCAGAGCCGCTCGCCGCGACCTCGCCGGGATCCGCTTTTGCAgggcaccaggtcgcctaccccTGCTCCCTCCGATGGCGGCCGGGCGGATCCGGGCTCCACGACGGCAGCTGCGCCTCCACCGACCTCCATCGGCCCCGTCCCTGTGCAGCGTCGgtcgctcctccctctctctctgcagCGTTTTGCGTCGCCGAGAACGACGACGCTTTTTTGCCTTCCCACTCGGTTCCTACGCAAAATGGGTGCCGTCTTTGCGTCCTCCGTTGGAGTGTAATTTCAGGACGCAAAACACTGTGCGCGAGGTATTTTAGGTATAGGTCGCCATTTGCCttcccggttggagacagtcttagcaaTTATATAAAACCACTCTTGGCCTTGTGGGGCACATTTGTCTTCCTGTTGCTCGAATCAAAAAGGACCTCCAGTTTATGTAACCCACAACACTAGCAATACAATAACAATGGATTCAAATAGACACGGTTTAGTttgtacagtttttttttttttttttttttttgcaaaaagtgTGCAGTAAGGTTATTGCATATTGCTATAGCTATTTGCATGGACACAACATAACATTTTACAGAATTTAGGTATGTTTGGAACACATGAAATTTACCCTAATTCCACATTTTCCCTTTAAAACCGAATTAATCCCTGGAGATCCTATACAGTTTTTGTGTTCCAAAAGGGCCTTAGTTTTCAAGAGCAGGGTAGAGTCACCAATAACTTGGTTTTCCTTTGTAAAAAATTTACATATCCAAGCCCTGAGCACATGTTGGAGATCGTTCCTTTTTCACAATGATTGGactatcttctttttctttggcaTGTCTTACTAATGTTATTGCCCCTTTTGCATGTAAGGACGACTGTAGTCACTATACCATGACCATGGAAAAATGGGACATCTTCGACCCATGGACGGGCTCTTTGGATTTGTGTTGACTTTTGAAAGATGCTTGTTTTTTTCCTAAGAACACCACTCTTTAGCAAACCTTTTGTTCACACAAGAAATGAGAGTATCTTCTATGCTAAAAACATTGCCCTTTCTGTACATAAAGGACTAACTATACCATGACCATCGAAACAACTTTGTTCCAAATTGGCCATTGCTCTTCTCATGCAAAACTAGAGCGGttctctcttcttctccttttttctgCATGTGGCTTAAAACACCTTTGTAGGTAAAGAGTGATCTATACCATAGCACTCTCCAATTAAGCTAATCACACAATGCAATTGCCCACGCCTACAGAATGCAAATTGTTTGCGCTTCTTGTGAGGACCGAGGAAGAATACATCTGTCTTTGATAACGTCTGTAAGTTTTTAATCTCCGCATTACATACACTGTCATCTGACCTCCTCAGAATGCATGATTTGCCCCCCTGTTTCTTGCGCTTTTTTTCCCTGTGAAAATCCAAAGGCACCCTGTGTTATACTAGTTGCTTTTATCAGCGGTTGTAGAATGCAGATTGTAAGTTTAGGAATGATTAATTGTATTCCTCGTATGATCACAGGGATTACATATAGGGGCAGCTAGGGCGGCTCGCAGGCCTGCCGCATGGGCCCAATTACATTCTCTAATACAGGCCTAATTACATCATGCTAACACTCCCCCTCAGTCTAATCGGGAGCATCGCTAACGGTCAGGCTGGACCGAAACTCCTGGAACAAGGAAGTGGGAAGccctttggtgaagatgtcggcgtaCTGTGATGTCGTCGGGACATGGAGAACTCGAACGTGACCAAGGGCAACCTTCTCTCGAACAAAATGAAGGTCGATCTCAACATGCTTTGTCCGCTGATGCTGCATAGGATTGCTGGAGAGATAGACAGCACTGACGTTGTCGCAATAGACCAAGGTAGCATGGCAAGGGGGGCGCTGGAGCTCAATGAGTAGCTGTCGTAACCAAGTAGCTTCAGCGACGCCGTTCGCCACAGCACGATACTCGGCCTCGGCGCTGGACCGAGAGACGGTATGCTGtcgcttggaggaccaagacaccaaGTTGTCTCCAAGGAAGACTGCATAACCGGAGGTCGACCGTCGAGTGTCGGGACATCCAGCCCAATCTGCATCTGTGTAGACAACAAGCTCAGTAGAAGGGGAGCGGCGCAAAGTCAGTCCAAGTGTCGTAGTGCCCTGTAAGTAGCGCAAGATGCGCTTCAGAGCAGCAAGGTGAGGCTCTCTAGGATCATGCATATAAAGGCAAATCTGCTGGACGGCGAAAGCAATATCTGGCCGTGTGAAGGTCAGGTACTGAAGAGCCCCTGCTAAGCTGCGGTACTGGGTGGCATCACTAACAGGAGTTCCATCTTCGGATAATTTGGAGTCAAGATCCACAGGTGTGCTGCATGGCTTGCACGCACTCATCCCGGCGCGCTCCAAAATCTCCAAAGTGTACTGCCGTTGGGAGAGAAACAGACCCTTAGCAGAACGAGTCACAGATATGCCCAAAAAATGATGAAGCTGGCCCATGTCTGTCATAGTGAACTCACGCTGAAGGGCCTCAATCACCTGGCGAAGGAACTGGGCCAAGGAGGCAGTGAGAACAATGTCATCCACGTACAACAGCAAGTAAGCGGTGTCAGATCCCCGGCGATAGATGAACAATGAGCTGTCGGACTTGGTTTCAACAAAACCAATGGAAGCCAAGTATGAAGCGAACCTGTGATGCCATGCACGGGGCGCCTGCTTCAGTCCATAGAGGGATTTGTTGAGACGACATACCAAACCAGGACGAGAGGAATCCACAAAACCAGTAGGCTGCACACAGTGCACTGTCTCCTCGAGGGTGCCATGTAAGAAGGCATTCTTGACATCCAACTGATGAATGGGCCAATCCTGAGAGAGAGCCAAGGAGAGAATAACCCGAACTATCGCTGGCTTGACAACGGGGCTGAAGGTCTCATCATAGTCCAGACCAGGTCGCTGTGTGAATCCCCGAAGAACCCAACGAGCCTTGTAGCGATCAAGGGACCCGTCGGTGTGCAATTTGTGCCGAAAAATCCACTTGCCAGTGACCACATTGACGCCAGGAGGGCGAGAAACCAAGCTCCAGGTGTCATTACCAATGAGGGCATCAAATTCAGCCTGCATAGCTGAGCGCCAATTGGGATCTGACAGGGCGTCACGAACGGAACGTGGTAGTGGCGACACAGGCGCGACGTGGAGGTTGAGACGATCCACGGGCTGTGCAATGCCGGCTTTACCACGGGTGCGCATGGAATGCACGTTCTCGACTGGAGCGACGGAGATTGGCCTCGTGGCCAGGGTGCGTCCCGTGGCCGCGGCGGTACTGGCAGCAACCTGTGCGTGGCGCACAGGGGCAGCAGCGCCGGCCGGAGACGAGGGGGGAGCCATCGGCCCAGCAGC
The nucleotide sequence above comes from Miscanthus floridulus cultivar M001 chromosome 18, ASM1932011v1, whole genome shotgun sequence. Encoded proteins:
- the LOC136522285 gene encoding uncharacterized protein: MCIAAWIWQAHPVHQLLLILNRDEFHCRPTKAVGWWGEGSKKILGGRDVLGGGTWMGCTRDGRLAFLTNVLEPDAMPGARTRGDLPLRFLQSNKSPLEVATEVAEEAHEYNGFNLILADLTTNIMVYVSNRPKGQPATIQLVSPGLHVLSNARLDSPWQKAIRLGKNFRELLREHGDDEIEVKDIVERLMTDTTKADKDRLPNTGCDPNWEHGLSSIFIEVQTDQGLYGTRSTAVLSVNYDGEASLYEKYLESGIWKDHTVNYQIE
- the LOC136522227 gene encoding probable tRNA-splicing endonuclease subunit Sen2, translating into MDLPGPRWKKGKGGKDFAALAAANPMSTIVAELQAKLRDSEAVATLAARTRDAILEVGKDQAKLLNCASFGTLESAGTEKQWFQLGPEEVFFLCHALKCVAVESENRARVGAPELWDLLASTSEQFPEMYRAYEHLRLKNWVVKSGLQYGAHFVAYRHHPALVHSEFAVIVVPEGKAFGTRCDRMQVWSKLLCVLRASGSVAKTLLVLTISTESSELGSMDCLEQMIVHERTITRWIPRQCREQQGKPRREETNRNEQRQKSCREVSSNEEQEHTCGGVVFSYWGVVLSFTVLSSLLVYKLKF